One segment of Leptodactylus fuscus isolate aLepFus1 chromosome 7, aLepFus1.hap2, whole genome shotgun sequence DNA contains the following:
- the LOC142213377 gene encoding embryonic protein UVS.2-like translates to MALVADIKDTEEPQNTFGKIIKTNKGNRLAVYHDDMLINPGRSATTCTDCLWPKSTDGTVNVPYVVFSNYSSWQLSLFNNSMQEFETLTCVRFIPRTTENDYLNILDTEGCVANVGRVGGGQRIGLDGGCMYRGIIQHELNHALGFYHEHMRSDRDNYVTIMYQNIPSDSVYNFAKLNTNNLGLEYDYGSVMHYDPWAFSNTSGQPTIVTIPIANIPIGQRVGLSVLDVSKINKLYQCDVCANLLNEDNGTLTSANYPSPYPHNTNCVWLIRTPSNQISLNFTAFDVQSSPNCASDYIRIYDGPTKNYPLILDRTCGSGLIPPIISSTSQLLVEFSSDDSVAGVGFKAVYSSVQCGGTFYTPQRNITSPGYPVRYYPNMRCIYTITAPVGRRIYLTVSDFQVESFTFCAVDYLKILDGTKRLAPQCGETKINPYTSSGNTLQLLFVSDSRNELRGFQASYKFSLRIGLWYMYETGMVMIIQVMAI, encoded by the exons ATGGCTTTAGTTGCAGATATTAAGGATACAGAAGAGCCCCAAAACACCTTTGGCAAAATAATCAAGACTAATAAAGGTAATAGATT GGCCGTATATCATGATGACATGCTGATAAATCCCGGACGCAGTGCTACAACCTGTACAGATTGCTTGTGGCCCAAATCTACAGATGGGACGGTCAATGTGCCCTATGTAGTTTTCTCTAATTATA GTTCTTGGCAACTCAGCTTGTTTAACAATTCAATGCAAGAATTTGAGACCCTTACCTGTGTGAGGTTTATACCCCGGACAACGGAGAACGACTACCTCAACATTTTGGATACAGAAGG GTGTGTAGCGAATGTGGGACGAGTCGGTGGAGGTCAAAGAATTGGATTGGACGGTGGTTGTATGTACAGAGGAATTATACAACATGAGCTAAACCATGCCCTGGGCTTCTACCATGAACATATGAGAAGTGACCGTGATAACTATGTCACCATCATGTACCAGAATATACCATCAG ATTCTGTTTACAATTTTGCCAAACTAAACACCAATAACCTTGGTCTGGAGTATGACTATGGATCGGTGATGCATTATGACCC GTGGGCATTCTCTAACACATCAGGACAACCCACTATTGTGACCATCCCCATCGCAAATATCCCAATTGGGCAAAGAGTTGGACTCAGTGTTCTAGATGTTTCTAAAATCAACAAATTGTATCAATGTG ATGTTTGTGCTAATTTACTGAATGAAGACAATGGGACTCTGACCTCAGCCAACTACCCATCACCCTACCCACATAATACCAACTGTGTATGGCTGATCAGGACGCCATCAAACCAG atttccttGAACTTTACTGCCTTTGATGTCCAGTCATCTCCCAATTGTGCATCTGACTATATTAGGATTTATGATGGTCCCACTAAGAACTATCCCCTGATTTTGGACAGAACTTGTGGGTCCGGACTGATCCCTCCGATTATTTCTTCTACTAGCCAACTACTGGTGGAGTTTTCCAGTGATGACAGTGTTGCTGGGGTCGGCTTCAAAGCTGTATACAGCTCAG TGCAATGTGGAGGAACCTTCTATACACCACAGAGAAACATTACTTCACCTGGATACCCCGTACGCTATTACCCAAACATGAGATGTATCTACACAATCACGGCCCCTGTTGGACGCCGG ATTTACCTGACCGTCAGTGATTTCCAGGTGGAGTCTTTTACTTTCTGTGCAGTTGACTATTTAAAGATCCTGGATGGGACCAAGAGACTGGCCCCCCAATGTGGTGAAACTAAGATAAATCCCTATACCTCTTCTGGGAACACCTTGCAGCTGTTATTTGTTAGTGACAGCCGAAATGAGCTCCGAGGCTTCCAGGCATCATATAAATTTA GTTTGAGAATTGGTCTTTGGTACATGTATGAAACGGGAATGGTCATGATTATTCAAGTAATGGCCATCTAA